One Kwoniella dejecticola CBS 10117 chromosome 11, complete sequence DNA segment encodes these proteins:
- a CDS encoding pre-mRNA-splicing factor PRP46: MSTAVIPPTDDAAGPSNGLPPLADLVRRSTKRTRIVYGVEGNAIDDGLARANKIKLATKLAAEYKDVQTLPPILASQQGPSGPKRPTAAAATATANGSAGTGPQAGQKLIGGPGDAQSTSNGSIPAAEPRSLVKFRHQQGFAAEGGQASSRLSQALMRKKEAREVKPEYHPQWKLTRVISGHMGWVRAVAVDPGNQWFATGAGDRVVKIWDLASGELKLSLTGHISTVRGLAVSDRHPYLFSCAEDKMVKCWDLETNKVIRHYHGHFSGVYSLSVHPTLDVLVTAGRDASVRVWDMRSRANIFTLTGHTSTVADVKCQDSDPQIISGSMDSTVRLWDLAAGKCMTTLTHHKKSVRALAIHPTEYSFASASSGGNNIKKWKCPEGTFVNNFVGHEAIINTMSVNTEGVLFSGADNGSLTLWDYKTGLPFQHLKDIPQPGSLDAEAGVFCSTFDKTGTRLITGGADKTIKVYSEQA, from the exons ATGTCGACAGCAGTGATACCGCCCACAGACGATGCAGCTGGTCCCTCAAATGGTTTGCCTCCTCTCGCTGATCTTGTAAGGAGAAGtacgaagaggacgaggatagTCTATGGCGTTGAGGGAAATGCTATTGACGATGGATTGGCAAGAGC GAACAAGATAAAACTTGCTACGAAACTCGCGGCGGAATATAAAGACGTTCAAACCCTACCGCCAATCTTAGCGAGTCAACAAGGTCCCTCTGGACCCAAACGACCcactgctgctgccgctactgctactgccaACGGATCAGCCGGAACTGGACCTCAAGCCGGACAGAAATTGATAGGTGGACCTGGAGATGCTCAATC AACGTCGAACGGCTCGATACCTGCTGCTGAACCTCGATCATTAGTGAAGTTCAGACATCAACAAGGATTCGCTGCTGAAGGAGGTCAAGCGTCATCTCGGCTGTCACAAGCTttgatgcggaagaaggaagctaGGGAGGTAAAACCTGAATATCATCCACAAT GGAAACTCACGAGAGTAATCTCGGGACATATGGGCTGGGTGCGAGCTGTAGCTGTCGATCCAGGAAATCAATGGTTTGCAACTGGTGCTGGTGATCGCGTCGTCAAG ATCTGGGATTTGGCGAGTGGAGAATTGAAACTGTCGTTGACTGGTCATATATCGACGGTCAGGGGATTGGCAGTATCAGACAGGCATCCATACCTTTTCTCGTGCGCGGAAGACAAG ATGGTCAAATGTTGGGATTTGGAAACGAATAAAGTGATTAGGCATTACCATGGTCATTTCTCCGGTGTCTATTCCTTATC CGTGCATCCGACCCTTGACGTGCTTGTGACTGCTGGTCGAGATGCGAGTGTGCGA GTCTGGGATATGCGAAGTCGAGCCAACATTTTCACCCTTACTGGGCACACGAGTACAGTAGCAGACGTCAAGTGTCAAGACTCGGACCCTCAAATCATATCTGGAAGTATGGATTCTACTGTCCG GTTATGGGATTTGGCAGCAGGAAAATGCATGACGACCCTGACCCACCACAAGAAATCTGTTCGAGCATTGGCTATCCACCCAACCGAGTATTCGTTCGCATCTGCAAGTTCAGGTGGAAACAACAtcaagaagtggaagtgtcCTGAAGGGACTTTCGTGAACAACTTCGTCGGTCACGAAGCGATAATAAACACCATGAGTGTCAATACGGAAGGCGTCTTGTTCTCTGGAG CCGATAACGGTTCATTGACTCTGTGGGATTACAAAACTGGATTACCGTTCCAACACCTCAAGGATATCCCACAACCTGGTTCATTGGATGCGGAGGCG GGTGTATTCTGTTCTACTTTCGATAAGACGGGTACGAGGTTGATCACCGGTGGAGCGGATAAGACCATCAAGGTGTACTCTGAACAAGCATAG
- a CDS encoding adenylosuccinate lyase, with protein sequence MDSYQTPLSSRYASKEMSKLFSSGTRFGTWRKLWLNLAIAEKELGLDITDKAIEQMKANLDLDEAQMKVAAEEEKKRRHDVMAHVHTFGTVAPEAAGIIHLGATSCYVTDNADLIFLREGLDILLPKLAVVISRFSSFAEKYRDLPTLGFTHFQPAQLTTVGKRATLWIQELLWDLRNLERARNDLGFRGVKGTTGTQASFLTLFNGDHDKVEALDKRVTELFGFPYAYPVTGQTYSRKIDADVLGPLSSFGATVHKIATDIRLLANLKEIEEPFEKDQIGSSAMAYKRNPMRCERACSLARHLMAIYQNTLMTSSVQWLERTLDDSANRRVTIPEAFLTADILLTTLQNISEGLVVYPKVIERRISQELPFMATENVIMAIVKAGGDRQECHEKIRVLSHQAGSVVKEQGGENDLIDRIKADKYFEPIWSQLSALLDPSTFVGRAPEQVDGFVRDWVKPALEKYQDSLKNVKTAELSV encoded by the exons ATGGACAGCTATCAAACACCTCTATCATC CCGATATGCATCGAAGGAGATGtccaagctcttctcttcgggT ACTCGATTCGGTACCTGGAGAAAGCTTTGGCTCAACCTTGCGATCGCTGAAAAG GAACTCGGTCTGGACATCACCGACAAGGCAATTGAGCAAATGAAGGCCAACTTGGATCTTGACGAGGCTCAGATGAAAGTAGCTgccgaggaggagaagaagcgaagac ACGACGTCATGGCGCACGTTCACACTTTTGGAACCGTCGCTCCTGAAGCTGCCGGTATCATTCA CTTGGGTGCGACATCATGTTACGTGACCGA CAACGCCGACTTGATATTCCTTCGAGAAGGCCTCgacatcctccttccaaAACTCGCCGTGGTCATCTCCcgattctcctctttcgccgAGAAATACCGAGACCTCCCCACACTCGGATTCACCCACTTCCAACCTGCTCAACTGACTACTGTCGGCAAAAGAGCCACATTATGGATCCAAGAACTCTTATGGGACCTGAGGAATTTAGAGCGAGCAAGGAATGACCTAGGATTCAGAGGTGTTAAAGGTACGACTGGTACCCaagcttccttcttgacccTTTTCAATGGGGATCACGATAAAGTCGAAGCCCTCGATAAACGGGTCACCGAGTTGTTCGGCTTCCCATACGCTTATCCCGTTACTGGTCAAACCTACTCCCGTAAGATCGATGCGGATGTCCTAGGTCCTTTGTCAAGTTTCGGTGCTACAGTCCACAAGATTGCCACTGATA TCCGACTCCTTGCTAATCTCAAGGAAATTGAGGAACCTTTCGAGAAGGATCAAATTGGTTCTTCGGCTATGGCGTACAAG CGAAATCCCATGAGATGTGAAAGAGCTTGTTCCCTCGCTCGACACCTGATGGCAATCTACCAAAACACCCTGATGACATCTTCCGTTCAATGGTTAGAACGAACGCTAGATGACAG TGCCAATCGAAGAGTCACCATCCCCGAAGCCTTCCTCACCGCCGATATCCTCTTAACAACCCTCCAGAACATTTCAGAGGGTCTCGTCGTCTACCCGAAAGTCATCGAGCGCAGAATCTCCCAAGAACTGCCGTTCATGGCTACGGAGAACGTCATCATGGCCATCGTCAAGGCCGGTGGAGACAGACAAGAATGCCacgagaagatcagagtCTTATCCCACCAAGCTGGTTCCGTAGTGAAGGAGCAAGGGGGCGAGAACGATTTGATTGACAGGATCAAGGCTGATAAGTACTTCGAACCCATCTGGAGCCAGCTCAGCGCCTTGTTAGACCCAAGTACGTTCGTAGGACGAGCTCCGGAACAGGTTGATGGATTCGTCAGGGATTGGGTCAAGCCTGCTTTGGAGAAGTATCAAGATAGTCTGAAGAACGTCAAGACTGCCGAGTTGTCGGTATAA